In Desulfovibrio sp. Fe33, the genomic window CTGGCGCTGGAGCACGCGACCAGGTACATGCTCTACAAGCGTCCGGCCCTGTGGGTCGAGGCGGCCCTGTGCCCCGTGCTGCTGTTCTTCAGCCAGACCTACAATCGGGAATTCTCCTTCAGGCGGATGCCGATCATCCACAAGGCGTTGATGGTCCTTTCCTTCATTCCCGCCGTCATGACCCTGGTATTCCCGGCCTCCCGCTTCTTCTACTCCCCGGATTTCGAGATGGACAGGGTCCTCTTCCTGGAGCCCGTGGCCTTTTTCTTCTATCTCCAGATTCTTCTGCTGATGGCCGTAAGCCTCTTCAATCTGGAAGTGACCGTGACCAGCGCGCGTCACGGCATCAAGTGGAAGATCAAGTTCGCCATTCTCGGAGCAGGGGCGATCATCGCCACCTACATGCTCTACTTCAGCCAGAGTTTGGCGTTGCGCTCCCTGGACATGGACTATCAGCTCCAGCGCGCCTGGGGCGCAGGCCTCGGCGTGCTCATGATAATGTACTCGGAGCTGAGCCGGGGCAGCGACGAACACATCGTCATATCGCGGCAGCTCGCCTTCCGTTCCTTCGTGTTCCTCTTTTTCGCCCTCTTTCTCGTGGGCGTGGGCGTGGTCGGCGAAGGGATCAAGCTCTTCGGCAGCGATTTCAGCACCGTGGCCTTCATGGGCGTGGCCTTCCTCGGCGGGCTGGCCCTGATAGCCTGTATGCTGTCCGAGAGCCTTCGTCGGAAAATCAGGTTGTTCATCCAGCGCCACTTCTACGGCGACAAGTACGACTACCGCGACGAGTGGAAGAAGTTCACCAATCGCGTCATCAACGCCGGGACCCGCGAAGAGCTGTATCGCAACATTCTGATCTTTTATTGCGAGATTTTCGGTGTCGGCAACGGCGCCATCTTTCTGCAAGGCCGTCATAGCCGGGATTATTCGCCGGTGCTGCTGCACGAGATGGACGAAACCAGGCTGACGCTGTCGAACAAGTCCCGGTTGGTGGCTACGCTGTGCGAGAACGCCGGTCTCCTGGACCTCAAGGAACGGCCGATCGAATGTGAGGAAGAGGTGGACGAGTTTCTCAAGGACAGGAAGATTCGCTTCATCCTGCCGATTTTGAGCAACGACGTCCTGCACGGCCTCATCGTGCTCGGCTCGCCCATCAATCCGCTGGAGCGGTACGACGTGGAGGACCGGGAGCTGATGGAGACCGTGGCGGGCCAGGTGGCGGCCCTGGTCGTGAACATCCGCCTGGGCGACGAGTTGGCCGAGGCCCGCGACATGGAAGGGTTCGGCCGTGTGGCGGCCTTCGTTCTCCATGATCTCAAGAATCAGGTCTATCCGCTGTCCCTGCTGGCCGAGAACGCCCGTGAATTCATCGACGACAAGGAGTTCCAGGAGGACATGCTCGACTCCCTGGACAACATCGTCACGCGGATGAATGAGCTTATCGCCCAGTTGACCAACATTCCCAAGAACGACTCCCTCCGGCTCGAAGTGATCGATCTTCTGGACCTTGCCAGGGACGCCGCCAAGGAGGTGCCCGACGCGGAGATCGAATTCAAGGGCAACGGGGTCAAGGCGAGGGTGGACGTGGAGCAGATGCGCAAGGTCGCCCTCAATCTTTTCCTGAACGCCCTCGAGGCCGGAGAGAGCAACAAGTTCACGGTCCAGGTGGAGTACGACAACGGGTCGGTGTTCCGGGTCATCGACAACGGACGCGGCATTGACGAGGACATCCTCCAGGAGGGCCTCTTCGTGCCTTTCAAAACCACCAAGAAGAAGGGCATGGGGATCGGCCTCTACCAGAGCAAACGAATCGTCGAAGCCCACGGCGGCGGTCTTTACGCCACGGCGGGCGATGCAGGCGGGGCGGTATTCAGCGTGGTGCTGCCCGATCCGTCCGGGGACAACGTCTAAGCGGCGACCAGCCACAATACAGTATGCAGAAATTACTCATCATAGACGACAACGAGGAAGTCCGCCGCCAGCTCAAGTGGGGGCTGTCGCGATCCAATTACGAATTGCTTTTCGGCTGCGACGGCGTCGAGGGATTGGCCCTGTTCGAGAAGCACCGCCCGCCGGTGGTCACCTTGGACCTGGGCCTGCCGCCCAACGAGAACGGCGTGGAGGAAGGGCTGCGGGTCCTGGGCGAAATCCTGCGTCTCGACCCCTTGGTCAAGGTCATCGTCATCACCGGCAACGAGGAGCATGACGCCGCGCTCAAGGCCATCCAGCTCGGTGCCTACGACTATTACAAGAAGCCCATCGACCTCAACGAACTCAAGGTCATCATCGAGCGGGCCATGTACCTGAAAACCCTGGAAACCGAGAACCTGAACCTTCGTCAGCAATCGGTCAACGAACTGGGCATCGTCGGCGAGTGCTCCGGCATCCGGCAGGTGTTCACCCAGATCGAGCGGGTGGCCGCTTCGGACGTGCCCGTGCTCATTACCGGCGAATCCGGCACCGGCAAGGAGCTGGTGGCCCGCGCCATCCACAGGAAGAGCCTGCGCGCCGACAAGGAAATGGTCTGCATCAACTGCGGGGCCATTCCGGAAAATCTTCTCGAATCCGAGCTGTTCGGCCACGAGAAGGGGGCCTTCACCGGGGCGAGCAAGACGGTCAAGGGCAAGGTGGAATACGCGGACAAGGGCACTCTCTTCCTCGACGAGGTGGGGGAAATGCCCATGCAGCTTCAGGTCAAGCTGCTGCGCTTCCTTCAGGAGATGGTCATCACCCGTGTGGGCGGCCGCAAGGAGATCGGTGTGGACGTTCGCATCATCACGGCGACCAACATAGACATCAACGAGGCCATGGCCAACGGGACCCTTCGCGAAGACCTCTTCTACCGAATCGGGGTCATGAACATCGCATTGCCTCCCCTGCGGGAGCGCGGAGAAGACATCGAGCTGCTGGCCAACTATTTCAACAAGAGCGTCAACATCGGCCCCCGCAAGGATTTTAAAAGCTTCAGCCGCAAGGCCATGGAGTGCATCCGCGGCTACGATTGGCCGGGCAATATCCGTGAGTTGGAAAATCGGGTCAAGCGAGCGGTCATCATGGCCAACGGTCCCGAGATAACTCCCGAGGATTTGGGGTTGAGTCCGGATGATGCCTCGCGCCTCAGGCAGCGGTCGGACGACATCTCCCTCAAGGAAGCGCGCTCCCTGCTGGAGCGGGACATGGTGGAGTCCGCCCTGAACCGTCATTCCGGCAACGTGGCCAAGGCAGCGGGCGCGCTCGGCGTGAGCCGTCCGACCCTGTACGATCTGATGAAGCGTCACAACATCAGGGGAGACTAGGCCCAACGGTTTGGGCGCGGTCTTTTCCCGTCCGGCTTGAGGGCAAGTGCGGATGCAAGGGCGATTGAAGGGAAGGAGATAGGAAAATATGTGCGGAATCGCGAGTTTTCTGAGCAACAGGCTGTGGCTGAACGTGCCTGACGTGTCCTGGATTGC contains:
- the prsK gene encoding XrtA/PEP-CTERM system histidine kinase PrsK → MTVMAVSQMLVAALLVLYPVYGLVRYGVSLSRLALTLALWSFAALNILDYLALEHATRYMLYKRPALWVEAALCPVLLFFSQTYNREFSFRRMPIIHKALMVLSFIPAVMTLVFPASRFFYSPDFEMDRVLFLEPVAFFFYLQILLLMAVSLFNLEVTVTSARHGIKWKIKFAILGAGAIIATYMLYFSQSLALRSLDMDYQLQRAWGAGLGVLMIMYSELSRGSDEHIVISRQLAFRSFVFLFFALFLVGVGVVGEGIKLFGSDFSTVAFMGVAFLGGLALIACMLSESLRRKIRLFIQRHFYGDKYDYRDEWKKFTNRVINAGTREELYRNILIFYCEIFGVGNGAIFLQGRHSRDYSPVLLHEMDETRLTLSNKSRLVATLCENAGLLDLKERPIECEEEVDEFLKDRKIRFILPILSNDVLHGLIVLGSPINPLERYDVEDRELMETVAGQVAALVVNIRLGDELAEARDMEGFGRVAAFVLHDLKNQVYPLSLLAENAREFIDDKEFQEDMLDSLDNIVTRMNELIAQLTNIPKNDSLRLEVIDLLDLARDAAKEVPDAEIEFKGNGVKARVDVEQMRKVALNLFLNALEAGESNKFTVQVEYDNGSVFRVIDNGRGIDEDILQEGLFVPFKTTKKKGMGIGLYQSKRIVEAHGGGLYATAGDAGGAVFSVVLPDPSGDNV
- the prsR gene encoding PEP-CTERM-box response regulator transcription factor translates to MQKLLIIDDNEEVRRQLKWGLSRSNYELLFGCDGVEGLALFEKHRPPVVTLDLGLPPNENGVEEGLRVLGEILRLDPLVKVIVITGNEEHDAALKAIQLGAYDYYKKPIDLNELKVIIERAMYLKTLETENLNLRQQSVNELGIVGECSGIRQVFTQIERVAASDVPVLITGESGTGKELVARAIHRKSLRADKEMVCINCGAIPENLLESELFGHEKGAFTGASKTVKGKVEYADKGTLFLDEVGEMPMQLQVKLLRFLQEMVITRVGGRKEIGVDVRIITATNIDINEAMANGTLREDLFYRIGVMNIALPPLRERGEDIELLANYFNKSVNIGPRKDFKSFSRKAMECIRGYDWPGNIRELENRVKRAVIMANGPEITPEDLGLSPDDASRLRQRSDDISLKEARSLLERDMVESALNRHSGNVAKAAGALGVSRPTLYDLMKRHNIRGD